The following coding sequences lie in one Benincasa hispida cultivar B227 unplaced genomic scaffold, ASM972705v1 Contig548, whole genome shotgun sequence genomic window:
- the LOC120069680 gene encoding BRO1 domain-containing protein BROX homolog isoform X2: MGCTSSVYAVGRKKKLSIPEMVVFVPSMRIPVQSDLQRPLRGLIPNDLVHRLSSLRNQIVLVAEDTGGSAITELRRALEEYLSVLIGLTKKDDGLIEFKWRNLENGRQETCVANFWFELLSVVHLMAMLTLSEADSLMIPKDHTGSGLRVVSSDCKRDAIDLLIKASGYLDCCIRDILVYIPFDIKKRLPNDFQPGMLEAISIQTLGQGTEIQLGLAVESQNATLSVKRRLACEQLIYFSQAYQCLSECDMDRGYGKKHMSFIKWKFLESKAAAYYYHGLILDKGSEPSCHISAVCCFLAAEELLLESKKACLSFCLASPVTRSPPLWGAMKHLHQKIPEVASRKSQMYGYLLEQEKALQALPELPEFQLSLRPEEYQLPELDSAWSSENCEAQSQTLKLKEHLNDSDYETLSE, encoded by the exons ATGGGTTGCACTTCTTCTGTTTACGCAGTTGggaggaagaagaaactgaGCATCCCGGAGATGGTTGTGTTTGTTCCTTCCATGCGAATTCCAGTGCAATCTGATCTTCAGAGACCTCTGAGAGGCCTTATTCCGAATGATCTTGTTCATAGACTGTCTTCCCTTCGTAATCAGATTGTGTTGGTGGCTGAGGATACAG GTGGATCTGCTATAACAGAATTGCGGCGAGCTCTAGAGGAGTATCTATCTGTTTTAATTGGTTTAACAAAGAAAG ATGATGGATTGATAGAGTTCAAATGGAGAAATTTAGAAAATGGACGACAA GAAACATGTGTAGCAAACTTCTGGTTTGAATTGCTGTCTGTTGTTCACTTAATGGCTATGCTGACTCTATCAGAAGCTGATTCCTTGATGATCCCCAAGGATCACACTGGTTCTGGTTTGAGAGTAGTGTCTTCAG ATTGCAAGAGGGATGCCATTGATTTGCTTATTAAAGCATCGGGGTATCTCGATTGCTGCATTCGGGATATTCTGGTTTACATTCCATTTGATATTAA GAAGCGGTTGCCTAATGATTTTCAACCAGGTATGCTTGAAGCCATTTCAATTCAAACTTTAGGACAG GGAACTGAAATCCAACTTGGTTTAGCTGTTGAAAGTCAGAACGCCACCTTATCCGTGAAAAGGAGATTGGCATGTGAGCAGTTGATCTATTTCAGCCAG GCTTACCAATGCTTATCAGAATGCGACATGGATCGAGGATATGGAAAGAAGCACATGTCATTCATTAAATGGAAATTTCTTGAATCCAAG GCTGCAGCTTACTACTACCACGGTCTGATCCTCGACAAAGGTTCGGAACCGTCGTGCCATATCAGTGCTGTGTGCTGTTTTCTTGCTGCAGAAGAGCTTCTGCTTGAAAGCAAGAAGGCCTGCTTGAGCTTCTGTCTTGCATCTCCTGTCACCAG ATCTCCTCCACTCTGGGGTGCTATGAAGCATTTACATCAGAAAATTCCAGAAGTTGCTTCTAGGAAGTCTCAGATGTATGGATACCTCTTGGAACAGGAGAA GGCACTTCAAGCATTACCTGAATTACCAGAATTTCAACTGTCATTAAGACCAGAGGAATATCAACTACCTGAACTTGATTCAGCTTGGAGCTCTGAAAATTGTGAAGCCCAGAGTCAGACCTTAAAGTTAAAGGAACACCTTAATGATAGTGATTATGAGACTTTATCTGAATGA
- the LOC120069680 gene encoding BRO1 domain-containing protein BROX homolog isoform X1: MGCTSSVYAVGRKKKLSIPEMVVFVPSMRIPVQSDLQRPLRGLIPNDLVHRLSSLRNQIVLVAEDTGGSAITELRRALEEYLSVLIGLTKKETIDDGLIEFKWRNLENGRQETCVANFWFELLSVVHLMAMLTLSEADSLMIPKDHTGSGLRVVSSDCKRDAIDLLIKASGYLDCCIRDILVYIPFDIKKRLPNDFQPGMLEAISIQTLGQGTEIQLGLAVESQNATLSVKRRLACEQLIYFSQAYQCLSECDMDRGYGKKHMSFIKWKFLESKAAAYYYHGLILDKGSEPSCHISAVCCFLAAEELLLESKKACLSFCLASPVTRSPPLWGAMKHLHQKIPEVASRKSQMYGYLLEQEKALQALPELPEFQLSLRPEEYQLPELDSAWSSENCEAQSQTLKLKEHLNDSDYETLSE, encoded by the exons ATGGGTTGCACTTCTTCTGTTTACGCAGTTGggaggaagaagaaactgaGCATCCCGGAGATGGTTGTGTTTGTTCCTTCCATGCGAATTCCAGTGCAATCTGATCTTCAGAGACCTCTGAGAGGCCTTATTCCGAATGATCTTGTTCATAGACTGTCTTCCCTTCGTAATCAGATTGTGTTGGTGGCTGAGGATACAG GTGGATCTGCTATAACAGAATTGCGGCGAGCTCTAGAGGAGTATCTATCTGTTTTAATTGGTTTAACAAAGAAAG AAACCATAGATGATGGATTGATAGAGTTCAAATGGAGAAATTTAGAAAATGGACGACAA GAAACATGTGTAGCAAACTTCTGGTTTGAATTGCTGTCTGTTGTTCACTTAATGGCTATGCTGACTCTATCAGAAGCTGATTCCTTGATGATCCCCAAGGATCACACTGGTTCTGGTTTGAGAGTAGTGTCTTCAG ATTGCAAGAGGGATGCCATTGATTTGCTTATTAAAGCATCGGGGTATCTCGATTGCTGCATTCGGGATATTCTGGTTTACATTCCATTTGATATTAA GAAGCGGTTGCCTAATGATTTTCAACCAGGTATGCTTGAAGCCATTTCAATTCAAACTTTAGGACAG GGAACTGAAATCCAACTTGGTTTAGCTGTTGAAAGTCAGAACGCCACCTTATCCGTGAAAAGGAGATTGGCATGTGAGCAGTTGATCTATTTCAGCCAG GCTTACCAATGCTTATCAGAATGCGACATGGATCGAGGATATGGAAAGAAGCACATGTCATTCATTAAATGGAAATTTCTTGAATCCAAG GCTGCAGCTTACTACTACCACGGTCTGATCCTCGACAAAGGTTCGGAACCGTCGTGCCATATCAGTGCTGTGTGCTGTTTTCTTGCTGCAGAAGAGCTTCTGCTTGAAAGCAAGAAGGCCTGCTTGAGCTTCTGTCTTGCATCTCCTGTCACCAG ATCTCCTCCACTCTGGGGTGCTATGAAGCATTTACATCAGAAAATTCCAGAAGTTGCTTCTAGGAAGTCTCAGATGTATGGATACCTCTTGGAACAGGAGAA GGCACTTCAAGCATTACCTGAATTACCAGAATTTCAACTGTCATTAAGACCAGAGGAATATCAACTACCTGAACTTGATTCAGCTTGGAGCTCTGAAAATTGTGAAGCCCAGAGTCAGACCTTAAAGTTAAAGGAACACCTTAATGATAGTGATTATGAGACTTTATCTGAATGA